The Corticium candelabrum chromosome 17, ooCorCand1.1, whole genome shotgun sequence genome has a segment encoding these proteins:
- the LOC134193017 gene encoding uncharacterized protein LOC134193017, with protein sequence MFFSLFFEPILHLAVMVYMLLVGVRYLKMSKKVLGKSQNLVIALGGAFIIFSYLTYAIRPSSSAGRHLTGALTAFHALFALLVGPLNDSRSKLDTACGVASGVFALALGSIAFGSYLGLD encoded by the exons ATGTTTTTTAGTCTTTTCTTTGAGCCTATCTTGCATCTGGCCGTGATGGTCTACATGTTATTAGTCG GTGTCCGCTATCTCAAGATGTCGAAGAAAGTACTAGGAAAGTCACAGAATTTGGTCATAGCTCTCGGTGGTGCGTTTATTATCTTCTCTTACCTCACGTACGCCATCAGACCCAGCAGCTCCGCTGGACGTCATCTGACTGGAGCTCTCACTGCATTTCATGCGTTATTCGCTTTACTTGTTGGACCATTGAACGATTCTCGCTCGAAACTCG ATACAGCGTGTGGTGTTGCATCCGGGGTATTTGCACTGGCATTGGGATCAATTGCATTTGGATCTTATCTGGGATTGGACTAA